From one Rhodamnia argentea isolate NSW1041297 chromosome 1, ASM2092103v1, whole genome shotgun sequence genomic stretch:
- the LOC115732569 gene encoding cysteine proteinase inhibitor B, translating into MASSLLFLITLTLTSLSFLAAGYVGPRVGGRTSVPDVRSNEEVQKLGRYSVEEYNRMQRRGGGGGGNGEIAFGEVVGAERQVVAGIKYYLKIEGVQRGARKVFESVVVVKPWVRSKELVTFGPSRGGDGGRGKSGF; encoded by the coding sequence ATGGCCTCCTCACTATTGTTCCTCATCACCCTCACCCTCACCTCCCTCTCCTTCCTCGCCGCCGGCTATGTTGGCCCCCGAGTCGGGGGCAGGACCTCCGTCCCCGACGTGAGGTCGAACGAGGAGGTGCAGAAACTGGGGCGGTACTCGGTGGAGGAGTACAACCGCATGCAGCGAcggggaggcggcggcggcgggaaCGGGGAGATCGCGTTCGGGGAGGTGGTGGGGGCGGAGAGGCAGGTGGTGGCGGGGATCAAGTACTACCTAAAGATCGAGGGGGTGCAGCGCGGGGCGAGGAAGGTGTTCgagtcggtggtggtggtgaagcCGTGGGTGCGATCCAAGGAGCTCGTCACCTTCGGGCCATCCAGAGGCGGGGACGGTGGCCGCGGCAAGTCCGGGTTTTGA
- the LOC115732568 gene encoding probable UDP-N-acetylglucosamine--peptide N-acetylglucosaminyltransferase SEC, protein MLSLQSDPRLHQQQLQQLQQHQQLQQHQQEQLQLASFSNEPLPLKPDAVSSSLSSLRISQPLDSREANEDILIALAHQKYKAGIYKQALEHSLAVYERNPQRTDNLLLLGAIYYQLHDLDMCIAKNEEALRIDPHFAECYGNMANAWKEKGNIDAAIRYYLIAIELRPNFADAWSNLGSAYMRKGRYTEAGQCCRQALALNPRLVDAQSNLGNLMKAQGLVQEAYNCYLEAIRIQPNFAIAWSNLAGLFMEAGDLNKALQYYKEAVKLRPTFSDAYLNLGNVYKALGMPQEAIICYQRALQSRPDYAMAYGNLASIYYEQGQLDLAIVNYKRAITFDSGFLEAYNNLGNALKDSGRVEEAISCYRHCLSLQPNHPQALTNLGNIYMEWNMLNVAASFYKATLTVTVGLSAPFNNLAIIYKQQGNYADAISCYNEVLRIDPMAADGLVNRGNTYKEIGRVSEAIQDYVRAINIRPTMAEAHANLASAYKDSGHVEPAIKSYKQALALRPDFPEATCNLLHTLQCVCDWEDREKKFSEVEGILRRQIKMSVIPSVQPFHAIAYPLDPMLALEISRKYAAYSALVASRYSLPPFNYPAQYPVKSDGGSGRLRVGYVSSDFGNHPLSHLMGSVFGMHDRENIEVFCYALSPNDGTEWRLRTQSEAEHFIDVSSMTSDMIARLINEHKIQILVNLNGYTKGARNEIFAMQPAPIQISYMGFPGTTGASYIHYLVTDEFVSPFHFSHIYSEKIVHLPHCYFVNDYKQKNREVLDPSCHSKRSDYGLPEDKFIFACFNQLYKMDPDIVNTWCNILKRVPNSALWLLRFPAAGETRLRAYATQRGVQPDQIIFTDVAMKNEHIKRSALADLFLDTPLCNAHTTGTDVLWAGLPMVTLPLEKMATRVAGSLCLATGVGEEMIVNSLKEYEEKAVSLALNRLKLEDLKSRLKAARLTCPLFDTTRWVRNLERAYFKMWNLYCCGENPQPFKVTESDSEFPCNR, encoded by the exons ATGCTGTCGCTGCAAAGCGATCCGCGGCTGCATCAGCAGCAGCTGCAACAGCTGCAGCAGCAccagcagctgcagcagcacCAGCAGGAACAGCTCCAATTGGCCTCGTTCAGCAACGAGCCCTTGCCTCTCAAGCCCGATGctgtttcttcttccttgtcCAGCCTCAGGATCTCTCAGCCCCTGGACTCTCgcgaag CTAATGAAGACATTCTGATAGCTCTTGCCCATCAGAAATATAAAGCTGGAATCTATAAGCAGGCACTAGAGCACAGCCTTGCTGTTTATGAAAGAAACCCCCAACGGACTGATAACCTTCTACTGCTCGGAGCAATATATTATCAG CTGCATGATTTAGATATGTGCATAGCCAAGAATGAGGAAGCACTTCGAATTGATCCACATTTTGCTGAGTGCTATGGAAATATGGCAAATGCGTGGAAG GAGAAGGGGAATATTGATGCAGCGATTCGTTACTACTTAATTGCTATTGAG CTTCGACCCAATTTTGCTGATGCCTGGTCAAATTTAGGGAGTGCATATATGCGAAAAGGAAGATATACAGAGGCTGGACAGTGTTGTCGGCAGGCTTTGGCACTTAATCCACGCTTG GTTGATGCTCAAAGTAACCTCGGAAATTTAATGAAAGCTCAGGGTTTAGTGCAAGAG GCATACAATTGTTACCTTGAGGCCATCCGTATACAACCAAATTTTGCAATTGCATGGTCAAATCTTGCTGGCCTTTTCATGGAGGCAGGGGATCTTAACAAGGCACTTCAGTACTATAAG GAAGCAGTAAAACTCAGACCAACATTTTCAGATGCCTACCTGAACCTTGGAAACGTATATAAG GCCTTGGGAATGCCTCAGGAGGCTATTATATGCTATCAGCGTGCTCTGCAGTCTCGACCAGATTATGCTATGGCATATG GTAATTTGGCCAGTATCTATTATGAACAAGGTCAACTTGATTTGGCCATTGTCAATTATAAGCGAGCAATTACTTTTGACTCAGGCTTCTTGGAGGCATACAATAATTTG GGTAATGCTTTAAAAGATTCTGGAAGGGTTGAGGAAGCCATTTCGTGCTATCGA CACTGTCTTTCTTTACAACCTAACCATCCTCAAGCATTGACAAATCTGGGGAATATTTATATGGAATG GAACATGTTAAATGTTGCTGCCTCCTTTTATAAGGCTACCCTTACTGTGACAGTGGGACTTTCTGCTCCTTTTAACAATTTGGCAATAATATACAAGCagcag GGTAACTATGCCGATGCAATTTCGTGCTACAATGAAGTTCTGAGAATTGATCCTATGGCAGCTGATGGGCTTGTCAACCGTGGTAACACATACAAGGAGATTGGAAGGGTTAGTGAAGCCATTCAAGACTATGTTCGCGCAATTAACATCAGACCCACAATGGCTGAGGCTCATGCAAATCTAGCATCAGCTTATAAGGACAG TGGACATGTTGAACCAGCTATAAAGAGCTACAAGCAAGCACTAGCTCTTCGTCCTGATTTTCCAGAAGCAACTTGCAACCTTCTGCATACTTTGCAG TGTGTTTGTGACTGGGAAGATCGAGAGAAAAAGTTTTCTGAAGTGGAAGGAATACTGAGGAGACAGATtaag ATGTCAGTGATTCCGAGTGTACAGCCTTTTCACGCGATAGCCTATCCCCTTGATCCAATGCTTGCACTTGAAATTAG TCGCAAATATGCTGCGTACAGTGCTCTTGTTGCATCCCGTTACTCGCTTCCTCCTTTCAACTATCCTGCACAATATCCTGTCAAGAGTGATGGTGGGAGTGGACGTCTAAGGGTTGG TTATGTAAGCAGTGATTTTGGCAATCATCCCTTGTCTCACCTCATGGGCTCAGTGTTTGGCATGCATGACAGAGAAAACATTGAG GTCTTCTGTTATGCGTTGAGTCCCAATGATGGAACTGAATGGAGACTTCGCACACAGTCAGAAGCAGAGCACTTCATTGATGTCTCCTCCATGACTTCTGACATGATTGCGAGGCTAATTAACGAACATAAAATTCAGATTCTTGTCAATTTAAATGGCTACACAAAG GGGGCAAGAAATGAAATATTTGCCATGCAACCTGCTCCTATACAAATATCATACATGGGATTTCCTGGAACAACGGGGGCATCTTATATACATTATTTGGTCACAGATGAG TTTGTGTCGCCTTTTCATTTCTCACACATCTACTCTGAGAAGATTGTCCATCTTCCTCATTGTTACTTCGTTAATGATTATAAGCAG AAAAACCGAGAAGTATTGGACCCCAGTTGCCATTCAAAAAGATCAGATTATGGATTACCTGAGGACAAATTCATATTTGCTTGTTTCAATCAGCTTTACAAGATGGATCCTGATATTGTCAACACTTG GTGCAATATTCTCAAACGTGTACCCAACAGTGCACTTTGGCTCCTCCGATTCCCTGCAGCAGGCGAAACCAGACTCCGTGCAT ATGCTACTCAAAGGGGTGTGCAACCTGATCAAATTATTTTCACAGATGTTGCCATGAAAAATGAGCATATAAAGCGCAGTGCTCTAGCAGATCTGTTCCTTGACAC ACCTCTATGTAATGCTCACACAACGGGCACTGATGTTCTATGGGCTGGTCTTCCAATGGTGACGCTTCCCCTTGAGAAAATGGCAACAAGAGTTGCAGGTTCATTATGTCTGGCTACTGGAGTTGGGGAAGAGATGATTGTTAATAG TCTGAAGGAATATGAAGAGAAAGCGGTTTCACTCGCATTGAACCGACTGAAGCTCGAGGATCTTAAAAGTAGGCTTAAGGCAGCTCGTCTGACTTGCCCTTTGTTTGACACAACCCGATGG GTGAGAAACCTCGAGCGGGCATACTTCAAGATGTGGAATCTCTACTGCTGCGGCGAGAATCCTCAGCCCTTCAAAGTAACCGAGAGCGATTCGGAGTTCCCATGCAATAGGTAG